A genomic segment from Salvia splendens isolate huo1 chromosome 13, SspV2, whole genome shotgun sequence encodes:
- the LOC121762156 gene encoding adenylyltransferase and sulfurtransferase MOCS3-like, with protein sequence MNSNGVDQTAEDIRREIAALQEAKADIDDRISALQAQLSTCVSKDGTNGTNCCASLEPPPGGQLSADMIYRYSRQLILPSFGVEAQANLLKSSVLVIGAGGLGSPALLYLAACGVGRLGIVDHDVVELNNLHRQIIHTEAFIGRSKVESAAASCRAINSTVQIVEHKEAFRTSNALEIMRGYDIVIDATDNVPSRYMINDCCVVLGKPLISGAALGLEGQLTVYNYNGGPCYRCLFPTPPPSTSCQRCSDSGVLGVVPGVIGCLQALEAIKVAGVVGEPLSGRMLLFDALSARLRVVKIRGRSPKCEACGENSTLTEEQFCNFDYENFTQSPLSTCPLKLHLLPEEARITSNEYNERNLKGEPHILVDVRPAHHYKITSLPKSLNIPLASMEGRLSEIATAFAREESNTTATGEASRVPSLFVICRRGNDSQRAVELLHNKGFPFAKDIIGGLESWSHEVDPKFPIY encoded by the exons ATGAATTCCAACGGAGTGGACCAAACAGCGGAGGATATCCGCCGGGAAATCGCCGCTCTACAGGAAGCGAAGGCGGATATTGACGATCGTATATCAGCTCTGCAAGCGCAGCTCAGCACCTGCGTCTCAAAAGATGGAACCAACGGCACCAATTGCTGCGCCTCGCTGGAGCCTCCGCCCGGCGGCCAATTGTCGGCGGATATGATATATAGGTACAGCCGCCAGCTGATCCTCCCTTCGTTTGGCGTCGAAGCGCAGGCGAATTTATTGAAGTCTTCTGTTCTGGTTATCGGCGCCGGCGGATTAGGCTCTCCCGCTCTGCTATACCTCGCGGCCTGCGGCGTCG GCAGGTTGGGAATCGTTGATCATGATGTGGTGGAGCTCAACAATTTGCACAGGCAG ATAATTCATACGGAAGCATTTATAGGAAGATCAAAAGTAGAGTCAGCTGCTGCTTCATGTCGCGC GATTAACTCTACCGTCCAAATAGTAGAGCACAAGGAAGCGTTCCGGACATCGAACGCCTTGGAAATTATGCGAGG GTATGACATTGTCATTGATGCAACGGATAATGTACCCAGTCGTTACATGATCAATGATTGCTGTGTTGTGTTGGGAAAG CCTTTAATCTCTGGAGCTGCACTTGGACTGGAAGGACAG CTAACTGTTTACAATTACAATGGAGGTCCATGCTATCGTTGCTTATTTCCTACTCCGCCCCCTTCAACATCATGCCAGAGATGTTCAGACAGCGGAGTTCTTGGAGTAG TTCCAGGTGTTATTGGGTGTCTCCAGGCCCTCGAGGCTATAAAAGTTGCTGGTGTAGTTGGGGAACCCTTATCTGGAAGGATGCTTCTGTTTGATGCACTATCTGCTCGACTTCGTGTT GTCAAAATCAGAGGAAGGTCGCCCAAGTGTGAAGCTTGCGGAGAAAATTCAACTTTGACAGAGGAGCAATTCTGTAATTTTGACTACGAAAATTTCACTCAATCTCCTCTATCCACG TGTCCATTGAAGTTGCACCTTCTTCCAGAAGAAGCCAGAATAACCAGCAACGAGTACAATGAGAGAAATTTGAAAGGTGAGCCCCATATATTGGTAGATGTCAGGCCTGCTCATCACTACAAAATCACCTCTCTCCCGAAGTCCTTGAACATTCCTTTGGCAAGCATGGAAGGAAGGTTGTCCGAAATTGCTACAGCCTTCGCAAGAGAGGAAAGCAACACGACTGCCACTGGTGAAGCCAGTCGAGTTCCTTCTTTGTTTGTCATTTGCAGAAGAGGCAATGATTCTCAGAGGGCTGTCGAGCTCCTCCACAACAAGGGATTCCCTTTTGCTAAGGACATCATCGGAGGGCTTGAATCGTGGTCACACGAAGTTGATCCTAAGTTCCCAATCTATTAA